The genomic DNA CGAAGAGCGTGACGCCCCACTCGCCGTCGTCGAGGCCGGTCGAGCCGGTGATGAGCTGCCGCACGCGGCCGGCGTAGGTGCGACCGACCCGTGCGTGCCCGGCCATGAGCTTCTTGCGCTCCTCGAACTCCAGCGCATACCAGTTCTGCCGGCCGCCATTCCGGCGTTTTGACATCGGGTAAAAACAGAAGACCGGCCAATCCGCGAGATTAGGCTCGAGCCGGTCCTTTCCGTATTTCGCCATGCGCTCGCGGAAGCTTGCGATGCGTTCGTCGAAAGCCGGCGTGCCGGGGACGATGTCCTCCTCGGCGGCGAGGCTGGCGGCAAATTCCTCCTCGCTCGTCGTGTATTCGCTGCGCTCCGTCATGGAGAGCCACGAGAATTCCGGCACGAGCACGCCGGGCCCGAGCGAGAGCGCGAGCTGCTTGCTGATGCGGTCCACTGCGTGCAGATCCG from Chthoniobacterales bacterium includes the following:
- a CDS encoding chlorite dismutase family protein — protein: MDSILPTEGRHVLHLFLRIEHSQWDLYSPQERLEAKTQLADLVKDIRAEADTQLLTLSIVTPKADLGFMLVCPDLHAVDRISKQLALSLGPGVLVPEFSWLSMTERSEYTTSEEEFAASLAAEEDIVPGTPAFDERIASFRERMAKYGKDRLEPNLADWPVFCFYPMSKRRNGGRQNWYALEFEERKKLMAGHARVGRTYAGRVRQLITGSTGLDDGEWGVTLFAHTTSDIKAIVYEMRFDEVSAQYAEFGEFFIGIQMPLDVLFERTAL